The window GAGAATCTGGACCTCCAGGTGACATTCTGATTCTTGGGTAACTGTAGTAAGAACGATGACATCCTTTTGATTGCCTACAATCATGAAACAATCACAAAATCAACTCAGCTCAGTATTTAAATTTTCCTTCACCAGGTGCGCTTGGACTTCAAGGCGATACTGGAGCATTGGGTTTCATTGGCGGTACAGGCCAGAGAGGGTGCAAAGGAGATCCAGGACAGCCTGGGGAACAGGGACCAGCAGGTACAGTCTCTTATCTATAAACAAactgaaatttgaaatattctgAACACGTCTACATGTCCATTAGGTGTGATTGGACCCCCAGGTCCTAGAGGTCGCCCAGGGGTTCCAGGTCTCCCTGGAAATGCAGGTGCTGATGGTCCCCCTGGACCCCAGGGCTTCTCCGGACTCCAAGGTCACGATGATCACTAATGTGGTTGTAGAATTTTTGATGGTTGTGTGATGCCACTGGTACAAATGATAACATCCTCTATGATCCTGACCATTGTACTGAATAAGTTAGTAGTAGTTCATATTATTACTGTTGAAACAGGCCCTCCGGGACCACTTGGACTTCATGGCCTGGATGGACTGAAGGGAGTGAAAGGAGATATTGGTACTAGAGGTATGGCCACTGGTGTTTcattcttcattcattcatttgtcaaCTGTCATGCCTATGTGTCTCTTTAGGTCTCAGTGTTCCAGGTCCTCCAGGTTCTCAAGGTCTTCCAGGAGATAAAGGACCCCCTGGTCCTCCAGGTCCACAAGGTTCATCACAACCCGGGCCTCCAGGACCCAAAGGCCCTCAAGGATCTAAAGGTGTGTGAGCTGTCCAGCGCCTAGAAGAATGGTCGTAAAATAACAAAACTTTTGTGTGTTCAGAgataacacttaaaaaaaatactttaggAGTCAGCAGGATTAATGGAGCATGTACACATGAATAAAATGACGACACTCTTTATTTCTCTAGGGCCACAAGGACTAGTTGGCGCATCAGGAGAATCTGGACCTGACTGTAAAAGTCCTCCCCCAGGGGTCCTCGGAGATCCTGGTGACCCTGGACCAGATGGCAAGCCAGGTCAGACACGATAGAATgatagaaaacaaaaataatttatcTGAGACCTAAATGACCTCTGCATGTTTTTTAGGTTATCCTGGTGACATGGGGGAGTCAGGACCTAACCCTCCAGTACCTGGGGACGATGGGGACAATGGAGACACAGGATGCCCTGGCACAAAGGGAGAAAAAGGATTTCCAGGGACCAAAGGATTACCAGGCATACGTGGACTTCCAGGGCCCAAAGGTGAGGGGGATCAAATAAACCCGATATTTCTCTAGTTCTTGGCTCAGGCTGCTGTAGTCCAGACCGGCCTCCTTTTGGATGAACTTCTGCTCACAGAGACAACAAAACACCTCGTTCTGATTTTGAAAATCTGTGTGATCAGGTGAACGGGGTTCTCCAGGCCTGATGGGGTTACCTGGAAACCGAGGCCCTGGAGGTTGGCCAGGACAAGCTGGACCTCCTGGATCTCCGGGCTGTACTGGGCTGGTGGGCTCAAAGGGGGAGATGGgcagagtttttccttgccccACTTACCCTTCCCCCCCACAGGGCCCTCCAGGACCCCCTGGGCTACCCGGTCGACCAGGAAGTGCTGGTGTGCAGGGAGACATCGGTCTCCAGGGACTCAAAGGTAAGAAGTTGAGGTCTTTAACGGAGAACTAAAAAAGGCACCTGTGTTGTGACAAGTCAACATCTGTTTCATATGATGTGCTGCAGGTAAGAAGGGGGACGTTGGGTGTCTAGGACCACAAGGGCCTGAGGGGCCACCGGGTTCTGAAGGAGAGCCAGGTCGACAAGGCCTGCAGGGAGAGAGTGGGTTGGTGGGAGCCAAAGGTGAGACCTAAAGTTCAAATTCTCACGCACATTGATTTTAAGACAACAACTCGTAAACATGAAGGTCATTGAGACTTAAGGATgcttctgactttttttcctgctgttATATCACTTCCTGTGGCCAGGTGATCCTGGTTTTACTGGTGACCGCGGACCTCCTGGACCATCAAAATCATTCAACGCAGGCTTCCTGATGGTCATGCACAGTCAGTCCAAAACAATTCCTTCATGTCCACAGGAGATGAGGGTTCTGTGGGTCGGATACAGTCTGCTGTACCTGgaaggccaggagaaggcacaCACTCAGGACCTGGGTACTCACAAACAAGTAGCTCTTCcgccttttttcctttttaatttgaCCATCTTGGTTACTTCATGGTGTCTCATCGTTGGTGGCCAATCGGGACTGTCCAAGTTCAGACGCTACGTTTGAGTCATGACTCACATGTTGTTGAACCGATAGCAACCTTCCTGTTTTGGTGTTCCGTGGCGAGAACTTTTAACATGAGTAGGTGTAACCCATCTGATCTGCCCCTGCAAACACACAGTGCTCCAACCACAGCTCACTGAATGAGAGTCGAGTGCACCAGGCATCGACctaaaagcccgagctgtcaactcgatgtccgGCACGAATCTTAAGGGGCtaaggagtgaggtttaccaacataccTTTTGCACAGCTGCAGCAGCTGGCATGTCCTACATAAGaatagtgttcccttgtttattgcgagGGATAGGTTCCTAAAATAGcctacaataagtgaaatccgcaaagcagccaactaaattttttttttttacaattattatgttttaaggctgtaaaacccgtcaccatacactttatacacttttctcagacaggcattcacattttcccacattccTCTCGTGCTGAAACACTCTCAATGTTCAAATTTCATTAGAATTGTAAGGATCAACCAActtggttggacacaagaaattattcagTGACTCGCCTGTATTTCACTCCTGACCTTGCCACCGTTCAGCGATAGCGTTTTTATATCCTTGTTTAAACAtattgctgctgttgtcgtattttactcatcctcctcgtcctccatgtaccgaagattcatttacagcattCCGTAATGGTGCCCTAGCtgtgtaacttctgccttccttcagcatgtccagaagtccaacttttggTGTGATGGTTGGACTCCTCttccttttgggtgcagaatgtttcaccgacattgtgggttttgtcagggagaaaaaaaaaagttcagtcacattgaggaaaaggcttcttgagacgtcatctgtacttctgtgaagaaggtgtcggacgtttcgctcctcatccgaagagcttcgtcagcgaactaataagtgctggtagcttaggccttaaatacagtaagagtgggcagaattggtgtgccaacaccctcctcctattggttcgttacactaagcctgggcggagtagtggtataatcctatcctgttattaacacctccgataaaagggaagtgtcgctccctgaattgggtatgaacgactctgatactggtcaaacaacagaacccatcattgaatcggaatggtggtttgaggtttaatttggaccctgtgttcagcaggttactgagaccaaaacccacagctcttagtcttgcaaatgaggtgaagccagggccgagccagaacaatagatgctaacaagccagtatcagagtcgttcatacccaattcagggagcgacacttcccttttatcagaggtgttaataacaggataggattataccactactccgcccaggcttagtgtaacgaaccaataggaggagggtgttggcacaccaattctgcccactcttactgtatttaaggcctaagctaccagcacttattagtttgctgacgaagctcttcggatgaggagcgaaacgtctgacaccttcttcacagaagtacagatgacgtctcaagaagccttttcctcgatggacaactcctgtacgactgagagcctacataGACGCTTCAGTCACATTGCTAGCTGattgctagcgatcatacaacaggaaacatggCAGTGCTGCAGGAaggtgattgattgacaatgatctacaTCCAATCAAaacacaatgggtgggttctcccttagccaatcaggactgtcgTGGTTCTATATTTAGCCCgctattgtagctctactatgggttcctaatatgctcgtacaggcacataaacacatgagGCAAGGTGGAGAGTTGACATCTTTACtccagctgcacacgtcttcaactctaaCGAGTATACAACagcctctactggtagcagtagtaaatacaacaacagacacATACAGCAGAGCATCGATAGATCGctgtaatacaccacaaggacgtagAACactgcgttcatacgctgtaattttttttttttttaaacatgcgtAATTGCACTTAAATCCGTGAAACAGcaagtccgcgaaaggtgaaccgtgatgtagcaagggaactGTACTGACAAGAATTTCCACTTTTTTCATCACACAGTGAGCTGTTTGGTACCTACCCATCAATTTCATGCTCCacatttgaattttaaatgTGATAAAAGGTCTCAAGTACATCAGGACTTTTTCTGCAATACAATCATATGAACAAAGTTTGTGGTCCACGATTTGACTAAAATTACTTTTCAGGTCAGGCGGGTTCATGTATGCGAGTCTTTTCCACCATGCCCTTCGCTTCCTGCAACATGGGAACCTGCTCGTACGCCAGTCGCAACGACAAGTCTTATTGGCTGTCGACAACGGCTGCCGTTCCCACCATGCCTGTGGGCGGAGCCTCCATCGAAGACCACATCAGCCGCTGTGTGGTTTGTGAAGCCCCTTCTGCCCCTGTTGCACTACACAGTCAATCATCCACCCAGCCAGAGTGCCCCCCCAACTGGAGGAGCCTGTGGACCGGATACTCCTTCCTCATGGTGGGTGCTGATGCTGGTGGAGCTAACGATTGAGGTGTAGCCTGAAGGGTATACGTCAcagttgattgattgattgcagCATACGGGTGCAGGTGATGAAGGCGGCGGTCAGTCTCTGACATCATCGGGAAGTTGCCTGGCGGACTTCCGGGCGCAGCCTTTTGTGGAGTGTCAGGGGCCTCGAGGAACGTGCCACTACTTCGCAAACATCTACAGCTTCTGGCTGACCACCATGGACTCTTCTAAGCCATCGTCCGACACATCTTGGTCGTCGAGCACAGTGATGATGGAGGCTTGGCAGCAGAGGAACAACATTGGTCGATGTAACGTCTGCATGAAAAAGAGCGAGTGAGGGAGGTCGCCAGCCCGAGAGGGACAGAGCGCCTCCTCTGTGGCGTCACATGACGCCGACCACCTGGCTGGATCAGTTCACACCTGCTGGAGGGAACCGCACGCCACCACTTGACCACGCCTCCTGCACATGTTCACTACATGCGTGTAGACTTTTTCCAAGACTAAACCAGTGGTCAAAGCTTTCAACGAAACGTGACAACTCTCACTGCCCAGAATATTCTGTTGTATGAAGACGGAAATTTGGAGCAAAAACTTTTAGTTTAggaccacacacatacacacatcatcATTGAATTTGCAAATACATAcactatgaataataataaattaaaatttaaCTATCTTTTGAATTTCCTGTTCTCGGTGCATTTCATTTACCTGTCATACAAGTCTAAAAAAACGGTCACCACTgtgcataaaaacaaaacaatgttctCGCCCTTAACTTTGATGATGAGGGATGACCGTGGTGAGGAAGACGGCCTCAGGCGAGGTACAAtgaatcggttaggccctagaccgaCGGTCATCCATTATTAGTTGAAttctttgaatggggacacattgtactcaacacactcactgaaaaagTACTCATGTCAGAGTCAACAATTGAGTCAGTGATCCTGAGTCATTGATGTAAAAGTCCAAGTAGAGcctaaagtcatcaaaattgtgccttaagtccacaacatatcagaaaagacaATGATCACtgatttccaaagtcaaagctgttatgtgcgaatatcttgttttgcctacaACACAAAGAtcataggtctgctttcatgaagaagaaaatttaaaaatattcacatttgagaggctgaaatcagaggatgtttacatttttaaataaaataatcaaataccaacttgcttgctgctgtaacaagtgaatttccctgctgtgggataaataaagtacaatacaatacaatacaatacaatacaaaatattGGTCGATTAATTGCATAATTGATGAATTGTTGCGGCTCTGTTGCAGTGTAGATTCTGCTATTTTATTGACTAATTTTTGTCCGCCATATTGTGCTGAGCAACCAGGACTAAAGCTGTTTCTGTTCTACGGTCATCATTAAAGTTGTCCTTCTATAGCAGAAAAGCTCAAGAAAAAGCACACCAAAGCTGCTCACGTGATGTCACTGATGACGGCGGTTTGACTTCTGAAGTTCTTCCAAAACTTGTTGGACTTGTTTGACGACATCTGAAATGTACTTTTAGCTCTGCCGCCATGCTGTTGAGCAAGACATCAACTTTAAACTTTTCGTTGAAATGTTTACTTAAATATCACAATGTTGACATTAACCGAGGCACAAAAAAAACGCTGAGTTTTGCTGTGTTagcaaaactttattttgatgGGCAAAGCCTTTTATTCCTGAAGGTCCCTAATCTGGAATATCACATTTCCACAAAATCTCGCTCTGATTAACTTTGGATTCATTCCTCAAAATCAAATGCGTGGCTTCACATGGctttgtgcgcacacacacacaaacagtagtCAGATCAGTAgcttgcacgtgtgtgtgcacgtgtcaAACCAAAAGGAAGCAGTCGCTACGTATGTCCAGTCAGTGTGAGACTCCACCTCCAACTCATAGTTATTCTCCACATTGGATCTTCCAAGATGGCGACAGTGTAGAGATGCCCAGGAACCATGGGCGGGGCCACAATGGCCAACGGCCTTCAAGTATTTTGGTCAAAACTTTGGTGACAATGCATCCGCCCCCCCCATCACCATCTCACGCACAAGGCCAAAGAGAGTAAAGACCAAACAGTAAGGTTTGCACTGAGCACGCACGAAGACGACACGACTCGCATGGCGAGTAGAGTAAAATGTCACACACAAGGTTTGTTTTGGGGAAGGGTGGTGGGGCATGGGGGCGGTTGCGCCTGGAAAGATATCGAGTGGCGCAATAAGACATCACTAGTAGATTTTACGTGTGAGAAAAATCTTGCTACTGTTAAAGCGCCATGCGACCGTGACACACGGGCACAGTTTGTGTGTGGTGGGAAAGTGTTCATCACAACCGCGTATGTCACTAAAAATTTAAATTTCAAATGAAACAATTGTCTCACACACAGACCTGAGAAAATGGCCGCCCTGCAACTGCTCAGACTCTTAGCGGTAGGCGGGATGAAGACTGTGGCCACCGCCACCATGTCTGGCGTCCTGAGGTTGGCCCACAGCTGACCTGTCAATCATCTCCATGTTGGGCTCCTGATACCTGCCCATCACAAAGTCTCCTCCGCCCAAAAAGTCCACATTGGACAGCAACTTGGACTGTCCGGGAAGACCTTCTTTGCCCAAACGGTACTTAGCCCCCAGAATGCGGCCCACCTGAAAGCCTGCTGGGACATCATGTGGCCCGCATCCAGTGTTGTCAGTGGCTCCTGAGGCTCCGCCCCACGACATCAGCTCATAGTGACCGTTAGCATAGGGCGTGGGAGCACCAGGACAGCTGACAGGGGACGCCGGTCTGGGTCCGTCTGCTCGGGTCTGCTTACAGGGGTAGCCGAGGGTCCCGGTGGGGAAGGTGCTCTCTAAAGGGGGTTCCATGCGGGGGTTCTTGCAGGGATGGACTCCCTCAGGGGGCAGCTGCATGTGATGTTGGCTCCAGGCTCGCTGCTGGTGGACGTGGACTGCATCCGTGGAGAAGGCGGGGACATTGTTTGCAGCAGAGAGGCTAAGCTGTGATTGGATACCGGCACTAGGTGGCAGCGCTGTAGCCATGTCTGCGGGCCCAGCCATGAGGCAGCTAGACCCAGAAACCAGACCCACCTGGGGGTTGGACACCCTGGAACTGGCATTGATGAGCAGGTTTCGGCTGATGGGGCTCGGGTTGGCTATCTGCCCCTCGCAGACAGACGTGGTGCCAGCGCCGGCACGAGCCTGACAGAGTTGGTTGATTTGGTGCACGATGCTGCTCAGGTCGCCTGCTCGATTCTGCTGCAGGCTGGCGGCCATCGACAGAGGGATGGTTGAGGTAGATACGGTTACATTCGGGGGTGCATCCGAGTCGGGGAGCTTGCGGGGCCCATAAGCGCCCAGAGGGGGCGGCTGGAGGCTGCTGGACATGGTCCCCGAGGTCTGGGGGACGGGCTGCGGGCCAGCAAGCCTCTGGCCGTGTTGCATGCCAGGAAGCGGACCTGAGTCAGGAATGAGGCAAAGGTCCGGTGGGGCGGCAGCGAGTAATGTGTGAGACGATGGCAGTGTCTGATGCTTCAGTGTCTGCACGTGAGCAAGACGAGGGGGAACCCCACCCACTGCAGCGCACGGGCCTTGATGCTGCTGACGCTGGTTAGGGGTGGGCCTCTGGTGAAGCCGCAGCCCATGTGACGGGGCCGTGTCACGCTGCTGTAAGGTGACAGGGTGAGCCAGGGCGTGCGGGGCCTGAGGATGAAAAGTCTCCTTGAGGGCGCGGCTCGGCTGCAGCGGAGCCTGTAG is drawn from Dunckerocampus dactyliophorus isolate RoL2022-P2 chromosome 12, RoL_Ddac_1.1, whole genome shotgun sequence and contains these coding sequences:
- the LOC129191523 gene encoding protein FAM222B-like, with translation MLACLPASRDPAFQLLTRTQMNAGLQKWGRTHSTRSASCPTPAELDAFAKKVANSPLTIQIFPNSVKVPQRKHVRRTVNGLDTSSSHQRQSPHPSQVRARGGLLAVIRTPAKVSACSRGRNLHRAAMNPHSGPYAAQSTANIPQPAAHLQAPLQPSRALKETFHPQAPHALAHPVTLQQRDTAPSHGLRLHQRPTPNQRQQHQGPCAAVGGVPPRLAHVQTLKHQTLPSSHTLLAAAPPDLCLIPDSGPLPGMQHGQRLAGPQPVPQTSGTMSSSLQPPPLGAYGPRKLPDSDAPPNVTVSTSTIPLSMAASLQQNRAGDLSSIVHQINQLCQARAGAGTTSVCEGQIANPSPISRNLLINASSRVSNPQVGLVSGSSCLMAGPADMATALPPSAGIQSQLSLSAANNVPAFSTDAVHVHQQRAWSQHHMQLPPEGVHPCKNPRMEPPLESTFPTGTLGYPCKQTRADGPRPASPVSCPGAPTPYANGHYELMSWGGASGATDNTGCGPHDVPAGFQVGRILGAKYRLGKEGLPGQSKLLSNVDFLGGGDFVMGRYQEPNMEMIDRSAVGQPQDARHGGGGHSLHPAYR